One Bombina bombina isolate aBomBom1 chromosome 5, aBomBom1.pri, whole genome shotgun sequence DNA segment encodes these proteins:
- the TSPAN13 gene encoding tetraspanin-13 → MVCGGFTCSKNSLCVLNLLYIMVSLLLIGIAAWGIGFGLISSLKVVGVAVAVGILLFLIALVGLIGAIKHHQVLLFFYMIILFVIFVVQFSVSCASLALNKEQQNQLLEVGWNHTETAQEDIEKNLNCCGFQTFNKNISCTADCFRTLSCLPCASIIEKHAEEVLRIVGGIGFFFSFTEILGVWLTYRYRNQKDPRANPSAFL, encoded by the exons ATGGTCAGCCTGTTGCTGATTGGTATTGCAGCGTGGGGCATTGGATTTGGTCTCATATCCAGTCTAAAAGTTGTCGGAGTAGCAGTCGCCGTTGGGATACTGCTGTTCCTGATTGCACTGGTTGGATTAATTGGAGCAATTAAACACCATCAGGTGTTATTGTTCTTT TACATGATCATCTTATTTGTAATCTTTGTTGTTCAGTTTTCTGTGTCATGTGCTTCTCTGGCACTGAACAAAGAacaacag AATCAACTTTTGGAAGTAGGGTGGAACCACACAGAAACTGCCCAAGAAGACATAGAGAAAAATCTGAACTGCTGCGGATTTcaaacttttaataaaaatatctcCTGTACTGCT GATTGTTTTAGAACTCTGTCATGCCTTCCATGTGCATCTATAATTGAAAAGCATGCAGAAGAAGTGCTAAGAATTGTGGGTGGAATTGGTTTCTTCTTCAGTTTTACTGAG ATTCTTGGAGTTTGGCTGACCTACAGATATCGAAACCAGAAGGATCCACGAGCAAATCCCAGTGCATTTCTTTGA